In a single window of the Allobranchiibius huperziae genome:
- a CDS encoding glycosyltransferase, with translation MHRPLTLVVAILTFRRCEELRRHLPEVARHVESLTAASPGPISASVLVVDNDPSGSAGPVVEEMGPAVRYVCEPDPGIAAARNRAVDEAAGADLLVFIDDDERPLPGWLPALVDTWAVHRPVAVPGRVLPRYASPPETWLIAGGFFDRPVRASGTRMPTAAAGNLLIDLRQLRSSGLRFEEPFGRTGGEDSLLGRRLVQQGLQIIWCAESAVEDVIPAERLTRSWVLRRAWSQGNLQSLIDVRLAAGRWRRAYVTAYRLAAGCALIGRGMPRVVIGYACRRKRLQAQGAGASFRGMGMIAGACGRRFEQYARSDAPT, from the coding sequence GTGCATCGTCCTCTCACTCTCGTGGTCGCGATACTCACCTTCCGCCGCTGTGAGGAGTTGCGCAGACATCTCCCCGAGGTCGCCAGACATGTCGAGTCTCTGACCGCCGCCTCGCCAGGACCGATCTCGGCATCCGTCCTCGTCGTCGACAACGATCCGTCGGGGTCGGCCGGTCCCGTCGTCGAGGAGATGGGCCCGGCCGTGCGCTATGTGTGCGAGCCCGATCCGGGGATCGCAGCTGCCCGCAACCGCGCGGTCGACGAAGCGGCCGGAGCGGATCTCCTGGTGTTCATCGACGACGACGAACGACCGCTTCCAGGGTGGTTGCCCGCGTTGGTCGACACATGGGCGGTTCATCGCCCGGTGGCTGTTCCAGGACGGGTCCTCCCCCGGTATGCGTCTCCTCCTGAGACGTGGTTGATCGCGGGCGGGTTCTTCGACCGCCCGGTTCGGGCCTCGGGCACGCGTATGCCGACCGCCGCCGCGGGAAACCTCCTGATCGACCTACGGCAGCTGCGCTCCTCAGGTCTTCGCTTCGAGGAGCCCTTCGGCAGAACGGGCGGTGAGGACAGCCTGCTGGGCAGGCGCCTCGTTCAGCAGGGACTGCAGATCATCTGGTGTGCCGAGTCGGCGGTCGAGGACGTCATCCCAGCTGAACGTCTCACGAGGTCGTGGGTACTTCGCCGAGCGTGGTCACAGGGCAATCTGCAGAGCTTGATCGACGTGCGTCTCGCGGCGGGTCGGTGGCGACGGGCGTACGTGACCGCCTACCGGCTCGCGGCAGGGTGCGCCCTCATCGGCAGGGGGATGCCGCGAGTAGTCATCGGCTACGCGTGTCGGAGGAAGCGTCTTCAGGCGCAAGGGGCGGGCGCGTCGTTCCGAGGGATGGGCATGATCGCCGGAGCCTGCGGACGTCGGTTCGAGCAGTACGCACGATCTGACGCACCCACCTGA
- a CDS encoding polysaccharide biosynthesis tyrosine autokinase, whose translation MTIHTYAQIVRRRWRIMLGLLATCVIAALLWSVTTTPMYRSSASVYFSLSYGNSAVDLSQGSSYTQAQMESYAMLATSPRVLGEVATMLPFPATEAQLAREVSTSVAAGTVIIHISASDRSPQHAAAIANKVTDVLGVTAKSLSPKDSRGRPTVDVYAVGAARVPTKPAVPATKRNIAAGFLGGLILAFAIGVLRDKLDDKVRCAADLSEVVDKPVLGEVTMPRRSRWSGGAQLPVRDVPLSGRAESYRKLRTNLRFMQVGSGRSSVVITSSEESEGKTTTALNLAFACAEAGDRVLLIDADLRKPAVAQRLGIEGSAGLSSILSGLSAFEDVVQPSGADNKLFVLPSGAVPPNPGQLLSSSQMAVLVQCLADDYDIVILDCPPLGPVTDAALIAHLTSGAVLVAGAGSVSQSRLAESVRALEQGGAKLLGVVLARKRFRSGRDRTYGGAESGRHTTAVPQADAPELDSPELPVELVGKPSVRTGATVQASVRRGVR comes from the coding sequence ATGACGATTCACACCTATGCCCAGATCGTTCGACGGCGTTGGCGCATCATGCTGGGCCTGCTCGCCACGTGTGTGATCGCCGCGCTGCTGTGGTCGGTGACGACGACACCTATGTACCGTTCCAGCGCCAGCGTGTACTTCTCGCTGTCGTACGGGAACAGCGCGGTCGATCTGTCGCAGGGGTCGTCCTACACGCAGGCCCAGATGGAGTCGTACGCGATGCTCGCGACCAGCCCCCGGGTACTGGGGGAGGTTGCGACGATGCTCCCGTTCCCCGCGACCGAAGCACAGCTCGCTCGTGAAGTGTCCACGAGTGTCGCCGCAGGCACGGTGATCATCCACATCAGTGCGTCCGACCGGTCTCCACAGCACGCGGCAGCGATCGCGAACAAGGTCACCGACGTCCTGGGTGTGACCGCGAAGAGCCTGTCGCCCAAGGACTCTCGCGGGCGCCCGACAGTGGACGTCTACGCGGTCGGTGCGGCGCGGGTCCCCACGAAACCGGCCGTGCCGGCGACGAAACGGAACATCGCGGCCGGCTTCCTCGGTGGCCTGATCCTCGCCTTCGCGATCGGGGTGCTGCGGGACAAGCTCGACGACAAGGTGCGGTGCGCCGCCGATCTCAGCGAGGTCGTCGACAAGCCGGTGCTCGGCGAGGTGACGATGCCACGGCGGTCTCGGTGGTCCGGAGGAGCTCAGCTGCCGGTGCGCGACGTTCCGTTGAGTGGGCGTGCGGAGTCGTACCGCAAGTTGAGGACGAACCTGAGGTTCATGCAGGTCGGGAGCGGGCGCAGTTCCGTGGTCATCACCTCGAGCGAGGAATCGGAGGGGAAGACGACCACGGCGCTCAACCTCGCTTTCGCGTGCGCCGAGGCCGGCGACCGAGTCCTCCTGATCGACGCCGACCTGCGCAAACCGGCGGTGGCGCAACGACTCGGCATCGAAGGGAGTGCCGGCCTCTCGTCCATCCTGTCCGGGCTGTCCGCCTTCGAGGACGTCGTACAGCCGTCGGGCGCCGACAACAAGCTGTTCGTGCTGCCCTCCGGCGCCGTGCCCCCGAACCCCGGGCAGCTGTTGAGCTCGTCGCAGATGGCGGTGCTCGTGCAATGTCTGGCCGACGACTACGACATCGTGATCCTGGACTGTCCGCCGCTCGGTCCCGTGACCGACGCTGCTCTGATCGCCCACCTCACCTCCGGGGCGGTGCTCGTGGCGGGTGCGGGATCCGTCTCGCAGTCGCGACTGGCCGAGAGTGTCCGTGCGCTGGAGCAGGGGGGCGCCAAACTGCTCGGGGTGGTCCTGGCGAGGAAGCGCTTCCGGTCAGGTCGTGACCGCACGTACGGCGGCGCGGAATCGGGCCGGCACACCACAGCGGTACCTCAGGCGGATGCTCCTGAACTGGACTCGCCCGAGCTTCCTGTCGAGCTCGTCGGGAAGCCGAGCGTCCGTACCGGCGCGACCGTGCAGGCAAGTGTCCGCAGGGGGGTGAGATGA
- a CDS encoding oligosaccharide flippase family protein: MDEEEGGGYETRIPSQGLGERAARGAIVTVGGQVVRILIQMTGVVALARILSPRDYGLLAMVVAIVGVAEIFRDFGLSYAAVQARTLSAGQRSNLFWINTGLGASLTVVIIAGAPLIALIYGQPELRRIAMVLSFVFLFDGLATQYRADLNRNMRFGVLAATDVVSVMLAAALAVLLAVWGAGYWALVAQQLGQAVIGLMIVVGVSRWIPGKPSRHEPMRHLLRFGWHYVSAQLIQYVGSNADSFIIGTRFGARPLGLYNRGFQLLMAPLGQVRSPTTSVALPVLSRLRDDSVRHDRYVLRGQLALGYLLVLPIAFLAGAARPVIVLVLGDRWSGVVPIFRMLAVAGAVQTFSFACFWIYLSREITGQLVKLSYVETGIRIACLVIGSRWGVVGVATGYAVSAAIKWPFSLWFAARKTQCPVRAMVRDATRVTAMAVLCGAAGFVTCSVVPLAPLTQILLSACACVAAIAGAAALAPAVRRDVEDIVHTVQSVVRRKGKLAQ, from the coding sequence GTGGACGAGGAGGAGGGAGGTGGTTACGAGACGAGGATCCCCTCCCAGGGGCTGGGCGAACGCGCGGCACGAGGCGCCATCGTCACTGTGGGCGGCCAGGTCGTGCGCATCCTGATCCAGATGACCGGGGTCGTCGCGCTGGCCCGGATCCTGAGTCCCCGCGACTACGGTCTGCTCGCCATGGTGGTCGCCATCGTGGGGGTGGCCGAGATCTTTCGCGATTTCGGTCTGTCCTACGCGGCGGTCCAGGCGCGGACCCTGTCGGCCGGGCAACGCAGCAATCTGTTCTGGATCAATACCGGGCTGGGCGCGTCACTCACCGTTGTCATCATCGCCGGGGCGCCGTTGATCGCACTGATCTACGGGCAGCCCGAACTGCGGCGGATCGCCATGGTGCTGTCGTTCGTCTTCCTGTTCGACGGTCTGGCGACCCAGTACCGCGCTGACCTGAATCGGAACATGCGATTCGGCGTCCTGGCCGCGACCGATGTCGTCTCGGTGATGCTGGCGGCCGCCCTCGCTGTGCTGCTCGCGGTGTGGGGGGCCGGCTACTGGGCCCTGGTCGCCCAACAGTTGGGGCAGGCGGTGATCGGACTCATGATCGTCGTCGGCGTCTCGCGGTGGATCCCCGGCAAACCGTCGCGTCACGAACCGATGAGGCATCTGCTGCGTTTCGGGTGGCATTACGTCAGCGCCCAGCTCATCCAGTACGTAGGCAGCAACGCCGACTCCTTCATCATCGGGACGCGGTTCGGGGCGAGACCGCTCGGTCTGTACAACCGGGGATTCCAGCTCCTGATGGCACCTCTCGGCCAGGTGCGTTCACCGACCACCAGCGTTGCGCTCCCGGTGCTGTCGCGGCTGCGGGACGATTCGGTTCGGCACGACCGATATGTGCTTCGCGGCCAGCTGGCCCTCGGCTACCTGCTCGTCCTTCCCATCGCGTTCCTGGCCGGAGCGGCGAGGCCGGTCATCGTCCTGGTCCTCGGAGACCGATGGAGCGGGGTCGTCCCGATCTTCCGGATGCTCGCCGTCGCGGGCGCTGTCCAGACGTTCTCCTTCGCCTGCTTCTGGATCTACCTGTCGCGGGAGATCACCGGCCAGCTCGTCAAGCTCTCGTACGTCGAAACGGGAATCCGCATCGCGTGCCTGGTGATTGGCAGCAGGTGGGGCGTGGTGGGCGTCGCGACCGGGTACGCCGTCTCCGCCGCCATCAAGTGGCCGTTCTCGCTCTGGTTCGCCGCACGCAAGACGCAGTGTCCGGTCCGCGCGATGGTCCGTGATGCAACGCGCGTGACCGCCATGGCTGTCCTGTGCGGCGCAGCCGGCTTCGTCACCTGCTCGGTGGTGCCGTTGGCGCCCCTCACACAGATCTTGTTGAGCGCCTGCGCGTGCGTGGCCGCCATCGCGGGCGCGGCGGCGCTCGCGCCGGCCGTGCGCCGCGACGTCGAGGACATCGTTCACACCGTTCAGTCGGTTGTTCGCCGGAAGGGGAAGTTAGCGCAATGA
- a CDS encoding PKD domain-containing protein yields MTALRTTLSQRLTRLIAMATAMVLLTFGMVIVSSATSARADTDPPAGTPATVSDDALPTWQINGVVWSQVTIGNTVYVAGEFSQARPPGVAVGGPGSVNVGNLIAYDITTGNLITSFNHTLNAQALVITKSPDNSRIYVGGDFTTVDGQPRGHIAAFDVASGALVPSFSPNLSGEVKAITVSSSAVYAGGAFDYDDGVYRHHLAAMSITNGARLPWAPVTDNYVPWTMIMTPDQSKVVIGGQFVTLNGQEVDGLAAVDPVTGSLVPWAASTKIPDAVHGAIMGLSTDGTSIYGSGYAFGSGASFEGEFSLNPADGSINWLNDCQGDTYNTFPMNGALYTVSHVHNCEMIGGLTQLSDWSINQKHALAFSTTSSGNYDRGPDQYGWNYSAYQYAKILTWYPNFLFGSYTAQKQSGWSITGNGNYLSIGGEFPSVNGKAQYGLVRFAVRSKAPNKMGPTACYAAPTPSALAMAGGSARVSWQAATDPDNANLTYNVYRSGTAAPIYTTIQSNQYWNCPQMGYRDTGLVGGKAYTYKITASDSLGNTYTLPTTNSVTASSGSPSPYAQDVAKDGASDFWTLGEPSGSTIYDSAGFNDATAQSDVTRGAAGPISGDSTTASTFGGSSNGFAATNSTVATTPALSVEAWIKTTTTSGGKIVGYGDSNTGTSGSYDRHVYMDNAGHIIWGVYPGSVQTIQSKNTYNDGAWHYIVASMDPTAGIALYVDGKKVAANAGVTSAQSYTGYWKIGGDNLSGWTNQPSSNYFAGTIGDVAIYPAALSLAQVQTHYTDGGGSLPTPTTPTDAYGKAVYNSNPDLYWRLDDTAGSTAADASANGETGVYSGGVTLGQPGALGSQGTAVTFNGTDGTIGSSDPVSNPTVYSEELWFNTTTTSGGKLIGFGDQQSGNSGNYDRHVYMTPDGRLNFGVYPGSATIITSPNSYNDGKWHHMVATQGPDGMNLYVDGQYVASGSQTQAQSYTGYWRVGGDSSWAGSNYFAGTIDEVAVYSSELSASTVQAHYLAGGGTLPNQPPVAAFTSSVNNLNASFDGSGSSDPDGTVASYSWNFGDNSTAGTGVNPTHAYLSAGTYTVTLTVTDNQGATNSVSHTVTVTAPPVNQPPVAAFTSSVNNLNASFDGSGSSDPDGTVASYSWNFGDNSTAGTGVNPTHAYLSAGTYTVTLTVTDNQGATNSVTHSITVTAPPVNQPPVAAFTSSVNNLTGSFDGSGSTDPDGTVASYSWNFGDNSTAGTGVNPTHAYTSAGTYNVTLTVTDNQGATNSVTHSITVTAPPVNQPPVAAFTSSVNNLTGSFDGSGSTDPDGTVASYSWNFGDNSTAGTGVNPTHAYTSAGTYTVTLTVTDNQGATNSVSHAVTVAQAPPTTLAADDFGRTVASGWGSLDSGGAWSSSGSGLSVGGGVGRMKITQAGTGPSAYANAVSTTQSDVRVQFSSDTMQSTGSLYVYVLGRRVAGVGDYRAKVWIRNDGQVFLAISRMSGTTEVATVPLQAISGLTASPGKTFDVRFDATGTTPTTLRAKVWADGTPEPSTWQVQATDSTAGLQTAGSPGLAAYLSGNATTVPVTVSFDGLRVYDATTINQQAMKAMAKGVKLQWMQTVTKENAKKLHAISKWNDS; encoded by the coding sequence ATGACCGCACTACGAACCACCCTGTCGCAGCGGTTGACTCGCCTGATCGCGATGGCGACCGCGATGGTGCTGCTCACCTTCGGGATGGTGATCGTCTCGAGCGCGACCTCGGCGCGAGCCGACACGGATCCGCCGGCGGGCACCCCCGCGACCGTGAGCGACGACGCCCTGCCGACCTGGCAGATCAACGGCGTCGTGTGGAGTCAGGTCACCATCGGCAACACCGTGTACGTCGCGGGCGAGTTCTCCCAGGCGCGTCCGCCGGGCGTCGCGGTGGGGGGACCCGGATCGGTCAATGTGGGCAACCTGATCGCGTACGACATCACCACCGGAAACCTCATCACGTCGTTCAACCACACCCTCAACGCGCAGGCACTGGTCATCACCAAGTCCCCCGACAACTCACGCATCTACGTGGGCGGCGACTTCACGACGGTCGACGGCCAACCCCGGGGTCACATCGCTGCGTTCGACGTCGCGAGCGGTGCGCTCGTCCCCAGCTTCAGCCCCAATCTGAGCGGTGAGGTCAAGGCCATTACCGTCTCATCCAGCGCGGTGTACGCCGGTGGCGCGTTCGATTATGACGACGGCGTCTACCGCCATCACCTGGCCGCCATGAGCATCACGAACGGCGCCCGACTGCCTTGGGCGCCGGTGACGGACAACTACGTTCCGTGGACGATGATCATGACCCCGGATCAGTCCAAGGTCGTCATCGGCGGCCAGTTCGTGACGCTGAACGGTCAGGAGGTCGACGGCTTGGCGGCTGTCGATCCGGTCACCGGAAGCTTGGTTCCATGGGCTGCGTCGACGAAGATCCCTGACGCGGTGCACGGCGCGATCATGGGTCTCAGCACGGACGGCACGTCCATCTACGGTTCGGGCTACGCGTTCGGGTCCGGCGCATCCTTCGAGGGCGAATTCTCACTGAACCCTGCAGACGGATCGATCAACTGGCTGAACGACTGCCAGGGCGACACCTACAACACCTTTCCCATGAACGGGGCGCTCTACACCGTCAGTCACGTGCACAACTGCGAGATGATCGGTGGGCTGACCCAGCTCAGCGACTGGAGCATCAACCAGAAGCACGCTTTGGCGTTCTCGACGACGTCGTCGGGCAACTACGACCGGGGACCCGATCAGTACGGGTGGAACTACAGCGCCTACCAGTACGCCAAGATCCTCACGTGGTACCCGAACTTCCTCTTCGGTTCCTACACGGCGCAGAAGCAGTCCGGCTGGTCGATCACCGGTAACGGCAACTATCTGTCCATCGGCGGTGAGTTCCCCTCCGTCAACGGCAAGGCCCAGTACGGGCTCGTGCGATTCGCGGTGCGGAGCAAGGCCCCCAACAAGATGGGGCCGACAGCCTGTTACGCCGCGCCGACTCCTTCTGCGCTCGCGATGGCCGGCGGATCCGCACGGGTCTCCTGGCAGGCGGCGACCGACCCGGACAACGCGAATCTGACCTACAACGTGTACCGGTCGGGCACGGCGGCGCCGATCTACACGACGATCCAGAGCAACCAGTACTGGAACTGCCCGCAGATGGGATATCGCGATACCGGTCTCGTCGGCGGGAAGGCGTACACCTACAAGATCACCGCCTCGGATTCGCTCGGTAACACCTACACCTTGCCGACGACCAATTCGGTCACGGCCAGTAGTGGTTCTCCCAGCCCGTACGCACAGGACGTCGCGAAGGACGGGGCGAGCGACTTCTGGACGCTGGGGGAGCCGAGCGGCAGCACGATCTACGACAGTGCGGGGTTCAACGACGCGACCGCTCAGTCGGATGTCACTCGCGGGGCGGCAGGTCCCATCAGCGGTGACTCCACGACGGCCTCGACCTTCGGCGGGAGCTCCAACGGGTTCGCAGCGACGAACTCCACGGTCGCGACGACTCCGGCGCTGAGTGTGGAGGCGTGGATCAAGACCACCACGACCAGCGGCGGCAAGATCGTCGGCTACGGCGACTCGAACACCGGGACCAGCGGCAGCTATGACCGGCACGTCTACATGGACAACGCCGGACACATCATCTGGGGTGTCTACCCCGGGTCCGTCCAGACGATCCAGAGCAAGAACACCTACAACGACGGAGCCTGGCACTACATCGTCGCCTCCATGGACCCGACCGCGGGCATCGCCCTCTACGTCGACGGCAAGAAGGTGGCCGCCAACGCCGGCGTCACCTCCGCGCAGAGCTACACCGGCTACTGGAAGATCGGTGGCGACAACCTCAGCGGGTGGACCAACCAGCCGAGCAGCAACTACTTCGCGGGCACCATCGGCGACGTGGCGATCTACCCTGCCGCGCTCAGCCTGGCGCAGGTCCAGACGCACTACACCGACGGTGGCGGCAGTCTGCCGACCCCGACGACCCCGACCGATGCCTACGGCAAGGCCGTCTACAACTCCAACCCCGATCTCTACTGGCGGCTGGACGACACGGCGGGATCGACCGCGGCCGACGCGAGCGCCAATGGGGAGACTGGTGTCTACTCGGGCGGCGTCACGCTGGGTCAGCCGGGCGCGCTCGGCTCCCAGGGCACCGCTGTGACCTTCAACGGCACGGATGGCACCATCGGCTCCAGCGACCCGGTCAGTAACCCGACGGTCTACTCCGAGGAGCTGTGGTTCAACACCACCACCACGTCCGGTGGCAAGCTCATCGGGTTCGGTGACCAGCAGAGCGGGAACAGCGGCAACTACGACCGTCACGTCTACATGACGCCGGACGGCCGGCTGAACTTCGGCGTCTATCCCGGCTCGGCCACCATCATCACCTCGCCCAACTCCTACAACGACGGCAAGTGGCACCACATGGTCGCCACCCAGGGCCCGGACGGCATGAACCTCTACGTCGACGGGCAGTACGTTGCCAGCGGTTCTCAGACGCAAGCGCAGAGCTACACGGGGTACTGGCGTGTGGGCGGCGACAGCTCGTGGGCCGGCAGCAACTACTTCGCCGGCACCATCGACGAAGTGGCCGTGTACTCCAGCGAGCTCAGTGCGAGCACCGTCCAGGCGCATTACCTCGCAGGCGGTGGAACCCTCCCGAACCAGCCTCCGGTGGCGGCGTTCACGTCGTCGGTGAACAACCTGAACGCGTCGTTCGACGGGTCTGGTTCGAGTGATCCGGATGGGACGGTGGCCTCGTACTCGTGGAACTTCGGTGACAACAGCACCGCGGGTACGGGCGTGAACCCGACGCACGCGTACCTCTCCGCAGGTACGTACACCGTGACGCTGACGGTGACGGACAACCAGGGTGCGACCAACTCCGTGTCGCACACCGTCACGGTGACCGCGCCGCCGGTGAATCAGCCTCCGGTGGCGGCGTTCACGTCGTCGGTGAACAACCTGAACGCGTCGTTCGACGGGTCTGGTTCGAGTGATCCGGATGGGACGGTGGCCTCGTACTCGTGGAACTTCGGTGACAACAGCACCGCGGGTACGGGCGTGAACCCGACGCACGCGTACCTCTCCGCAGGTACGTACACCGTGACGCTGACGGTGACGGACAACCAGGGTGCGACCAACTCGGTGACGCACAGCATCACGGTGACGGCACCGCCGGTGAATCAGCCTCCGGTGGCGGCGTTCACCTCGTCGGTGAACAACCTGACGGGGTCCTTCGACGGGTCGGGGTCTACCGATCCGGATGGCACGGTGGCGTCGTACTCGTGGAACTTCGGTGACAACAGCACCGCCGGTACGGGCGTGAATCCGACGCACGCGTACACGTCCGCCGGGACGTACAACGTGACGTTGACGGTGACCGACAACCAGGGCGCGACCAACTCGGTGACGCACAGCATCACGGTGACGGCACCGCCGGTGAATCAGCCTCCGGTGGCGGCGTTCACCTCGTCGGTGAACAACCTGACGGGGTCCTTCGACGGGTCGGGGTCTACCGATCCGGATGGCACGGTGGCGTCGTACTCGTGGAACTTCGGTGACAACAGCACCGCCGGTACGGGCGTGAATCCGACGCACGCGTACACGTCCGCGGGCACCTACACCGTGACGCTAACGGTGACCGACAACCAGGGCGCGACCAACTCCGTGTCCCATGCCGTGACCGTCGCCCAGGCGCCACCCACCACCCTCGCGGCGGACGACTTCGGTCGCACGGTAGCCAGCGGGTGGGGTTCTCTGGACAGCGGCGGGGCGTGGAGCTCCAGCGGCTCGGGGCTGTCGGTCGGCGGCGGGGTCGGGCGGATGAAGATCACCCAGGCCGGGACCGGTCCGAGCGCGTACGCCAATGCGGTCTCGACGACTCAGTCGGATGTACGCGTGCAGTTCTCCTCCGACACCATGCAGAGCACGGGAAGCCTGTACGTATACGTTCTCGGCCGTCGTGTGGCCGGTGTGGGCGACTACCGGGCGAAGGTGTGGATCAGGAACGACGGCCAGGTGTTCCTCGCGATCAGTCGGATGTCCGGCACCACCGAGGTCGCGACGGTGCCGCTTCAGGCGATCTCCGGTCTAACGGCTTCACCTGGCAAGACCTTCGATGTGCGCTTCGACGCAACGGGCACCACCCCCACAACACTGCGGGCGAAGGTCTGGGCCGACGGCACTCCGGAACCGAGCACGTGGCAGGTGCAGGCGACGGATTCCACGGCAGGGTTGCAGACAGCCGGCAGTCCGGGGCTTGCCGCCTACCTTTCCGGTAACGCGACCACCGTCCCGGTCACCGTCTCGTTCGACGGTCTGCGGGTCTACGACGCGACCACGATCAACCAGCAGGCCATGAAGGCGATGGCCAAGGGCGTGAAGCTGCAGTGGATGCAGACCGTGACGAAGGAGAATGCGAAGAAGCTCCACGCGATCTCGAAGTGGAACGATTCATGA
- a CDS encoding exopolysaccharide biosynthesis polyprenyl glycosylphosphotransferase encodes MSDLEAVSPIPMPAPAPVTVDGPAVAGAWGAGTALAVPIERARAQDWSRPYLAATLVVDVLCAIVCGVAAVAVSGAVPLRDPIPLPYVVLLVLSPFAWVGTVTVCHGYERRYLGIGAEEYRALISAAIRLLALSAFVSYAIYVDRPYLSRFFVLVYFPTLLGTSLVARFALRRQLYRARWQGLACQRAVVAGQDHAVRNLVADLHRETQHGIRPVAICTGDTVDTVGGVHREGSVHETVQVARKYAANVVVVASPSDLDGIELRRLSWELDDLGIELVVSPGVVEVTGPRMSIRPAANLSLLHIERPALHGLNAASKALFDRVVGGLLVVLLSPLLLLVAVFIKVRDGGQVFYRQTRVGIDGKDFTMLKFRSMVPDAEHQLAMVRIDGDDGNGVLFKRRHDPRVTPIGKVLRRFSLDELPQLVNVMHGDMSIVGPRPPLRSEVDGYGADAVRRLRVKPGLTGLWQVSGRSDLSWDESLRLDLRYVDNWSMFLDVQILWRTVRAVIRGTGAY; translated from the coding sequence GTGAGCGACCTCGAAGCGGTCTCCCCGATCCCGATGCCCGCGCCGGCGCCCGTCACAGTGGACGGGCCGGCGGTCGCCGGGGCGTGGGGCGCAGGCACCGCGCTCGCCGTTCCCATCGAGCGTGCGCGCGCCCAGGACTGGTCGAGGCCGTATCTCGCGGCGACGCTCGTGGTCGATGTGCTCTGCGCGATCGTGTGCGGCGTCGCCGCCGTGGCGGTCTCCGGGGCGGTCCCACTGCGCGATCCCATCCCGCTGCCGTACGTGGTGCTCCTCGTTCTCAGCCCGTTCGCCTGGGTGGGCACGGTCACGGTGTGCCACGGCTACGAGCGTCGCTATCTCGGGATCGGAGCCGAGGAGTACCGGGCGCTGATCTCCGCTGCGATCCGCCTGCTGGCGTTGTCGGCGTTCGTGTCCTACGCGATCTACGTCGACCGTCCCTACCTGTCGCGCTTCTTCGTCCTCGTCTACTTCCCGACACTCCTGGGCACGTCGCTCGTGGCGCGGTTCGCGCTGCGCAGGCAGCTCTACCGGGCCAGGTGGCAGGGACTCGCGTGTCAGCGTGCCGTGGTGGCAGGGCAGGACCATGCCGTGCGCAACCTGGTCGCCGACCTGCACCGCGAGACCCAGCACGGCATCCGTCCCGTCGCGATCTGCACCGGGGACACCGTCGACACGGTCGGCGGCGTCCATCGGGAGGGGTCGGTGCACGAGACGGTCCAGGTCGCGCGCAAGTACGCCGCGAACGTCGTCGTGGTGGCCAGCCCCTCCGACCTCGACGGGATCGAACTGCGACGCCTGTCCTGGGAGCTGGACGACCTCGGTATCGAGCTGGTCGTGTCTCCCGGGGTGGTCGAGGTGACCGGACCGCGCATGTCGATCCGGCCGGCGGCGAATCTGTCGTTACTGCACATCGAGCGACCGGCACTGCACGGTCTCAACGCGGCGAGCAAGGCGCTCTTCGACCGGGTGGTCGGGGGGCTGCTGGTCGTTCTCCTGTCACCCCTGCTCCTGCTCGTCGCCGTGTTCATCAAGGTCCGCGACGGCGGCCAGGTGTTCTACCGGCAGACGCGGGTGGGGATCGATGGAAAGGACTTCACCATGTTGAAGTTCCGCTCGATGGTGCCCGACGCCGAGCACCAACTGGCGATGGTGCGCATCGATGGCGACGACGGCAACGGGGTGCTCTTCAAGCGTCGGCACGACCCTCGGGTCACCCCGATCGGCAAGGTGCTGCGGCGGTTCTCACTCGATGAGCTGCCACAGCTGGTCAACGTCATGCACGGCGACATGTCGATCGTGGGCCCGCGGCCACCCCTGCGGTCCGAGGTCGACGGCTATGGCGCGGACGCGGTCCGACGACTTCGGGTCAAGCCGGGGCTGACGGGACTCTGGCAGGTGAGCGGGCGCAGCGACCTGTCCTGGGACGAGTCGCTTCGACTCGACCTCCGGTACGTCGACAACTGGTCGATGTTCCTCGACGTGCAGATCCTCTGGCGCACGGTGCGTGCCGTGATACGTGGAACGGGAGCCTACTGA